Below is a genomic region from Candidatus Polarisedimenticolia bacterium.
CCTGAAGCCTCCTCGCCCTATTCCTTGAGCACTCCCTCCGAGACGGCGCCCGGCGGGTGGCGCCCCAACCGCGCCTATCGCGCCCGGCTGGAGAATCTGGCGCTCAGGAGCCATGTCACCCTCCTCCTCGGCGTGGTGGACTACCGCACCACGGCGGCGGGAGCGCGGCCGATCAACGCCGCCGCATTGATCCGGCCGGACGGCACCTGGGGGGAAACCTACGCGAAGATTCACCTCGTCCCGTTCGGCGAGTACGTGCCTGTGTCACGGGTTCTCTCCTTCGTCAACCGGATCGCGCAGGGTGCCATCGGCGATTTCCTGCCGGGCCGCACGCCGGTCGTCGTGGAGGTCCCCGGGGCGAAGGTCGGCACTCTGATCTGCTACGAGATGATCTTTCCGGAGCTGGTGCGCCGCTTCGTGAACGACGGCGCCACGGTGCTGGCCAACCTGACCAACGACGCCTGGTTCGGAACCTCGGCGGGCCCCCACCAGCATTTCCAGATGGCGCGCGTGCGGGCGATTGAGAATCGCCGCTTTCTGCTCCGGGCCGCCAACACCGGCATCAGCGCGCTGGTGGATCCGGCCGGACGCGTGCTCGGCCGCACGCGTCTCGAACAGACGACGGTGCTGCACGCTTCGCTGTCCGAGCGCCTGGACTTGTCCTTCTACACCCGCCACGGGGAAGTGCTCGTGATCCTGTGTGCTATACTCGCCGCCGCCGCGCTGGCAGCGGATTTCAAGCTCGGCCCGCGCCGCGCAAAGGAGCGCGAAATCGGTGAATGAGCTCGTGCTGGATGAAGTCGCCGCCCGGGTCGGCCAGGCCACCGC
It encodes:
- the lnt gene encoding apolipoprotein N-acyltransferase yields the protein PEASSPYSLSTPSETAPGGWRPNRAYRARLENLALRSHVTLLLGVVDYRTTAAGARPINAAALIRPDGTWGETYAKIHLVPFGEYVPVSRVLSFVNRIAQGAIGDFLPGRTPVVVEVPGAKVGTLICYEMIFPELVRRFVNDGATVLANLTNDAWFGTSAGPHQHFQMARVRAIENRRFLLRAANTGISALVDPAGRVLGRTRLEQTTVLHASLSERLDLSFYTRHGEVLVILCAILAAAALAADFKLGPRRAKEREIGE